The uncultured Eubacteriales bacterium region GACATGAAGACCTTTGGGTTTATCGAGCTCAACGATGGCTCCTGCTTTAAAAATCTTCAGGTGGTTATGGACACCAGCGTCTTGGCCAACTTTAAGGAGATTGCCGCTCAGAACGTGGGCGCGTCCTTGTCGGTCACCGGAACGGTGGTGCTGACCCCGGAGGCCAAGCAGCCCATGGAGCTCAAGGCCGAGACGATTATAGTGGAGGGCCCCTCCACCCCTGACTATCCCCTGCAGAAAAAGCGCCACAGTGTGGAATTCCTGCGCACCGCCGCTCACCTGCGGCCCCGCACGAACCTGTTCTCCGCCGCCTTCCGGGTGAGGAGCGTCGCGGCCCATGCCATCCATACCTTCTTCCAGGACCGGGGCTTCGTATACGTCCACACCCCCATCATCACCGCCAGCGACGCCGAGGGCGCGGGCGAGATGTTCAAGGTCACCACCCTGGATCTGAAGAACATCCCCAAAAACGCCGACGGCTCGGTGGACTTCAGCCAGGACTTCTTCGGCAAGAGCGCAAACCTTACTGTGTCCGGCCAGCTCAACGCCGAAAACTTTGCCATGGCCTTCGGGGACGTGTACACCTTCGGCCCCACCTTCCGGGCCGAGAAGAGCAACACCACCCGGCATGCCGCGGAGTTCTGGATGATCGAGCCGGAGATGGCCTTCTGCGACTTAAACGGCGACATGGACATTGCCGAGGCCATGATCAAGGCCATTATCAACACCGTTCTGGAGAAGTGCCCCGACGAGATGGCCTTCTTCAACTCCTTTGTGGATAAGGAGCTGCTGGAGCGGCTTCATCACGTGGCTGACTCCGATTTCGGCCGGGTGAGCTACACCGAGGCGGTGGATATCCTCAAAAAGAACAACGACGCCTTCGACTACAAAGTGGAGTGGGGCGTGGATCTTCAGACCGAGCATGAGCGGTATCTCACCGAGCAGGTCTTTAAAAAGCCGGTCTTCGTCACCGACTACCCCAAGGACATCAAGGCCTTCTACATGCGGCTCAACGATGACGGGAAAACCGTCGCCGCCGCAGACTGCCTGGTGCCCGGCATAGGGGAGATCATCGGTGGAAGTCAGCGCGAGGAGCGGCTCGACCTGCTGGAGGCGCGCATCAAGGAGCTGGGCATGCACCCGGAGGACTACTGGTGGTACCTCGACTTGCGGCGCTATGGCGGCTGTAAGCACGCGGGTTTCGGCCTGGGTTTCGAGCGCATGGTGATGTACCTTACCGGCATCGGCAACATCAGGGACGTTCTGCCGCACCCGCGTACCGTCGGAAACGCGGATTTCTAAGTTTAAAAGAAAGAAAAAAAAGGACCGGATGGCAGATGCCATCCGGTCCTTTTTCCTTGTTTTATGGGAGCTCTACGCCGAATTGGTCCATCACGTCCCGCAGTCCGT contains the following coding sequences:
- the asnS gene encoding asparaginyl tRNA synthetase (Evidence 2a : Function of homologous gene experimentally demonstrated in an other organism; PubMedId : 1425658, 2009959, 2693216, 9298646; Product type e : enzyme), translating into MKPTKIARLFADQETFGGQTVQVSGWVRTIRDMKTFGFIELNDGSCFKNLQVVMDTSVLANFKEIAAQNVGASLSVTGTVVLTPEAKQPMELKAETIIVEGPSTPDYPLQKKRHSVEFLRTAAHLRPRTNLFSAAFRVRSVAAHAIHTFFQDRGFVYVHTPIITASDAEGAGEMFKVTTLDLKNIPKNADGSVDFSQDFFGKSANLTVSGQLNAENFAMAFGDVYTFGPTFRAEKSNTTRHAAEFWMIEPEMAFCDLNGDMDIAEAMIKAIINTVLEKCPDEMAFFNSFVDKELLERLHHVADSDFGRVSYTEAVDILKKNNDAFDYKVEWGVDLQTEHERYLTEQVFKKPVFVTDYPKDIKAFYMRLNDDGKTVAAADCLVPGIGEIIGGSQREERLDLLEARIKELGMHPEDYWWYLDLRRYGGCKHAGFGLGFERMVMYLTGIGNIRDVLPHPRTVGNADF